One region of Drosophila teissieri strain GT53w chromosome 2L, Prin_Dtei_1.1, whole genome shotgun sequence genomic DNA includes:
- the LOC122620019 gene encoding uncharacterized protein LOC122620019, protein MDSRTFVFLLLIGCLIVGCCMAMPQGCQGGFFSKNGDLHINPSEINGYLRCIDQGHRHG, encoded by the coding sequence ATGGATTCGCGGACCTTTGTATTCCTCTTGCTGATTGGCTGCCTTATCGTTGGATGTTGCATGGCAATGCCTCAAGGATGTCAAGGtggatttttttccaaaaacgGGGACCTGCATATCAACCCGTCAGAGATTAATGGATACCTGAGATGTATAGACCAAGGACATCGACATGGAtag